In Paenibacillus xylanilyticus, the genomic window AACGCTTGTGGTAGCAGGATTAACCCTGTTTCCAAAGCCGTGTAGCCTTTGATCTGCTGCAGGTAGAGCGGAATCAAAATCATGGCCCCAAACAAAGCAATTTGCGAAACCCACGCCAGAATAATGCCTCGTGTGAAATCAGAGGATTTGAACACCCGTAGTTCCAGCAATGGATTTTGGTGACGCAGCTCCACAATGATGAACAGGATCAACGCCACGCCTCCAACGATTACACCTGTCAGTGTTGAGGTGGACGTCCAGCTTGTGCCTCCCTCACTTACACCATAGGCAAGCATAGAGAAGGCGATCGGTGCGAGAATCATGCCTAACAGGTCCAGCGCAGGTGTTCTTCCACGGTCCGTATCAGGCAGAAATTTGATACATAGAATAAAAGCAGCGATACCGATTGGCAGATTGATCAGAAAGATCCAGTGCCAGCTGAGGGACTGAATGAACCAGCCAGACAATACCGGTCCCAGCGCAGGAGCCAGCAGCATTGGAATCCCGAGCATGCCCATGATGGAGCCTCTTCTTTCGGGAGGAGCCAGACGAAAAACCATAGCCATCCCGATTGGAGCCACCATTCCTCCGCCAAGTCCCTGGATAATCCGATACACAATCAATTGCTCGGGAGACTGTGCAATCGAGCATAATACCGATCCGAGGGTAAACATGGCTATGGTGAAAAGAAAGACTCTTTTGGCACCGAAACGATCCGTGAGCCATCCGGCTAATGGGATCACTGCCGATAATGCCAAGGTATAGCCCGTTACGGTCCATTGGATTGTCTTCAGATCCGTCTCGAAGTACTGTACCAGATTCGGAATGGCGACGTTCACGACCGTACTATCCAGAATGACCATAATCATACCAACGATGATGGCCAAGAGCGGAAGAATAATCGTTTTGATCGAGAACTCCTCCGGATTCTGGTGAACTGCTGTTTGTTGTTTCATT contains:
- a CDS encoding DHA2 family efflux MFS transporter permease subunit, coding for MKQQTAVHQNPEEFSIKTIILPLLAIIVGMIMVILDSTVVNVAIPNLVQYFETDLKTIQWTVTGYTLALSAVIPLAGWLTDRFGAKRVFLFTIAMFTLGSVLCSIAQSPEQLIVYRIIQGLGGGMVAPIGMAMVFRLAPPERRGSIMGMLGIPMLLAPALGPVLSGWFIQSLSWHWIFLINLPIGIAAFILCIKFLPDTDRGRTPALDLLGMILAPIAFSMLAYGVSEGGTSWTSTSTLTGVIVGGVALILFIIVELRHQNPLLELRVFKSSDFTRGIILAWVSQIALFGAMILIPLYLQQIKGYTALETGLILLPQALASGVGMPLGGRLFDKIGARPLAFVGLGIISGALFILSSITSETGLGLIILSLVMMGLGMGLSMMPLNTHVLNAAPRKLVGRVTPLTAAAQQVVVSFAVAGLTGFLTSRIASNTSGTDVASVIKGLVSGFNDTFFLAACIALFGCLLSLILRKPKRMQEETLQTGDEPDPAMMMGH